In one window of Nicotiana tabacum cultivar K326 chromosome 12, ASM71507v2, whole genome shotgun sequence DNA:
- the LOC107830087 gene encoding proteasome subunit beta type-7-B-like gives MILDGVILGADTRATEGPIVADKNCEKIHYMAPNIYCCGAGTAADTEAVTDMVSSQLKLHRYHTGRESRVVTALTLLKTHLFSYQGYVSAALVLGGVDVTGPHLHTIYPHGSTDTLPYATMGSGSLAAMAIFESKYREGLSKDEGIKLVAEAILSGAFNDLGSGSNVDICIITKGHTEYLRNHMLPNPRTYPQKGYSFPKRTEVLLTKITPLREVVEVIEGGDAMEE, from the exons ATGATATTG GATGGTGTCATTCTTGGAGCAGACACACGAGCGACTGAAGGACCCATTGTTGCTGATAAGAACTGTGAGAAGATTCATTACATGGCCCCTAACATATATTGCTGTGGAGCAGGGACAGCTGCTGATACTGAGGCAGTGACTG ACATGGTCAGTTCCCAACTGAAGCTTCATAGGTATCACACTGGTCGTGAATCCAGGGTTGTGACAGCTCTTACTCTTTTGAAGACTCATCTTTTCAG CTACCAGGGCTACGTCTCAGCTGCTTTGGTCCTTGGTGGGGTTGATGTCACAGGACCACATCTGCATACT ATTTATCCACATGGATCAACTGATACTCTGCCATATGCTACAATGGGTTCTGGTTCCCTTGCAGCGATGGCAATCTTTGAGTCGAAATACCGGGAAGGGTTAAGT AAAGATGAAGGGATAAAGCTAGTAGCAGAGGCCATATTGTCTGGGGCGTTCAATGATCTTGGTAGTGGAAGCAACGTTGATATCTGTATAATAACAAAG GGGCACACGGAGTACTTGAGGAATCATATGTTGCCTAATCCTCGCACCTATCCACAGAAGGGTTACTCATTCCCTAAAAGGACTG AAGTTCTTCTTACAAAGATTACACCACTAAGAGAGGTGGTAGAGGTAATTGAAGGTGGAGATGCTATGGAAGAATAG